The Setaria viridis chromosome 9, Setaria_viridis_v4.0, whole genome shotgun sequence sequence tatgagctTAGAGAAATAATTGAgcttagtcctttacaaatatgagctaaataaattatcggaaaaaatataatttgttcatattttagtcatttgcaaatatgagcgaaaTAAagtgtggtacatagagataataagatgaaatagagataCGTAATTattcatttttagaataagctacaatggagaaacttttcatttatatgttatgtttgagctaaataaattatggggaaaaaatataatttgttcatagtttagtcatttgcaaatataggctaataaataaattgtggttcatagagatggctattgctgctggaggtagtggctatggtaggggcgatcgtcgttcctctcgcggtaAAGgggttggccctcatgataagccaaagaaaatgagcacgtgagAGAGaacaatgcttcgttatttgcaaagatgtcatgaagatgctgttgcggcgggtcaggaatcTTTTTTTGGTGGCTAATGctcgaagttcggattggagatcaacattatttccgtggggaagacattataaatgtgctgctagaggaactctatttcctttacaatcaagatatacttgacaagtcactcatcagtttttgggttctgtaagtctttaatttgctctgTGCGATGTATTAACttctattcgattttgtatcatgcaggatggagattcaaacttgccggagaaaaggatactatgacatcggcttcatggacccggatATTATAAACGAGACAACTCTAAGAGATATACCAAATCGGAtcttgaagaacatatataagttcctagacaaccaacattacaagaagtacatacttctaccatacaacttcaagtgagcgtgttttccatctcttttcttttttgaactagcacttaaacataagactaactagctttggctatgcatatatgtacagcttccactggatcctcgcTTCCGTTGACATCacgcaggtgaattcaaggaggaacttgatttcaagcctgAATTCCAAGTCtgtgttgaatttccacatctcgtAACACTTCCTTGaatacaacaaatatttcataacttcttttgccatatacatagtgtttgagatagaatctggggaataatttatgcggatactacgtatgtgagttcatccatgactttgtaggtcccaagcgtatagtcgaccacgaattcagagtacatatacaaatttcttaacaataaattagttctaactgtgcaaacccattgatctactatataataatatttgctaatgatataggtgagagacatgaaggaagcactcctcgagatggaaaaaatcaggTTAATTCAAGAACACCTGgatggatttcttctggacgaggtagtaaatccagcgggggagttccataatgatggatcaaatctgcatcaccgtcaggacttgggttcagaatagttaatccaaaatgttgaaattgGAAAGTTGatacaatgtaatattattcatatatgtatatgcacaatatgtctatatatataattatctCAAATgcaatattatagataaatacaactttatatatattagagtACGAGAACTAGTATacgaaacaaatatgaaatactaatatagaatatagaataaagaaataaaaaaatgagaaaaaatagaaaaaaagacctttagtaccggttgtttatacaaaccggtactaaattggcctaCTTTAGCACCGATTATTTGATCTGTTACTAAAGGCCTCCCTTTAATACCGAACTAGCAatatcggttgcacaaccggtactaaatgggggttagaaaccggtactgaaggtgcTTTCCCCGGCTGTGGGTCCTTCACATGTGCGTAACTTTGTAGGGGTGACTACTTTTATAGTTGCGGTCTGATGCATTCCCGAAAGAGAATGTGCTGAAAATATATCATCCATTGTCTAAAAAAAGTAGTACATGGTCCAAGTTATCTAAAAAAAAGTAGTACATGGTCCAAGGAACTCTTCACCTGACCTGGCCGTGTTCTGGTTCTGGAACTTTTACCTCCTGGGTCGCTTCCGTCGACATCacgcaggtgaattcaaggaggaacttgatttcaagcctgAATTCCAAGTCtgtgttgaatttccacatctcgtAACACTTCCTTGaatacaacaaatatttcataacttcttttgccatatacatagtgtttgagatagaatctggggaataatttatgcggatactacgtatgtgagttcatccatgactttgtaggtcccaagcgtatagtcgaccacgaattcagagtacatatacaaatttcttaacaataaattagttctaactgtgcaaacccattgatctactatataataatatttgctaatgatataggtgagagacatgaaggaagcactcctcgagatggaaaaaatcaggTTAATTCAAGAACACCTGgatggatttcttctggacgaggtagtaaatccagcgggggagttccataatgatggatcaaatctgcatcaccgtcaggacttgggttcagaatagttaatccaaaatgttgaaattgGAAAGTTGatacaatgtaatattattcatatatgtatatgcacaatatgtctatatatataattatctCAAATgcaatattatagataaatacaactttatatatattagagtACGAGAACTAGTATacgaaacaaatacgaaatactaatatagaatatagaataaagaaataaaaaatgagaaaaaatagaaaaaaagacctttagtaccggttgtttatacaaaccggtactaaattggcctaCTTTAGCACCGATTATTTGATCTGTTACTAAGGGCCTCCCTTTAATACCGAACTAGCAatatcggttgcacaaccggtactaaatgggggttagaaaccggtactgaaggtgcTTTCCCCGGCTGTGGGTCCTTCACATGTGCGTAACTTTGTAGGGGTGACTACTTTTATAGTTGCGGTCTGATGCATTCCCGAAAGAGAATGTGCTGAAAATATATCATCCATTGTCTAAAAAAAGTAGTACATGGTCCAAGTTATCTAAAAAAAAGTAGTACATGGTCCAAGGAACTCTTCACCTGACCTGGCCGTGTTCTGGTTCTGGAACTTTTACCTCCTGGGGGTGTTtagatacgaggtgttaaactttagcagggtcacattggatgttcggatgccaattagaaggactaaatatgagctaattataaaactaattgcacagatggagtctaattcgcgagatgaatctattaaggctaattaatccatcattagcaaatggttactgtagcaccatattatcaaatcatggactaattaggcttaatagattcgtctcgcaaattagactccatctgtacaattaattttataattagactatatttaatactcctaattagtatacaaacatccgatgtgacaggtactaaagtttaacgCGGTGTTCCAAACACCGCCTAAATTAGAAGATCTCATCCTGTGAATTCTCATCAAGTTCGCGGTCTGGTGACAATGGAACGCAAGCATTGAATGCCGGTGGGCTGTCTGTACAGGTGGCATGCCGGTGATCAGTGCCGGTGTGGACATAGCTTGCCAAGGGGGACAAAACTATGCATAGCCAAGGACCGCCTAAAAACTCCTAGAGAATCTGTCTGAAAGAATTGAAACTCATTTCAGATTGCTTCCAACCATGGAAAACATTTTCAAGGTGGACTATCCGGGCAGCAGTCTACGGAAAGGAGCAGGCTACTTTTCAACGCGAGCCTTTTCGACCCAGCTAGCCGATAGCCAGGCTCTCTGAACTCTATAAATCCAGCATTGCTCGCATTCTGCTCTTGCCACCTTTGGTTCTGCTCCGACACTGCAAACACGTCCATCAGGAGCTCATCCTTTTGCCTCCAAGCGCTATCAGCCTAGTgacatcacattctagctcccAAGCTTTCTGTCTAGTATAGGCAGCCAAGCTTCATCCATGCCGGCAAATATGATCTCCACCAAGTACGGCACACAGCagttcatttatttattttcagcTTATTTTTAGTGTGTGGATGATACGTGCATTCATAATTAGGGATTTCAAATCATTTAATTGTCTCTTCCGTTTGCTTCATCCTCCATGCAGGTTCCTTGAGAAGGCTGTCCTTCCACTGGATGTTATTGCTCCTCATGTGAAGACTGAAGGTACTGCATGCTTACACCAAGACCATGGCATGGCTAGCTGTTTCTGTGTAATTTCCTCTTGCATTCTTGATATCTCATCATGTTTAACATCTTCCTCCATGTTACTACTACTCCAATTCAGCTGTGCGGACCAGCGTTCTTCGCAATCCAAACATGGAGAAGCTTCAGAAGGGCTACTTGTTCCCGGAGGTACCAACTTGACAAGCGTAGTAATTTGCCGTGTTGTTTCGCTAAAACTAACATGTTAAGTTGATCCTCCCTCATCAGATTAGCATGAAGCGTGAAGCTCacctgaagaagtaccctgaCGCTAAGGTCATAAGCTTGGGTATCGGTGACACAACTGAACCCATTCCAAGCGTCATAACGTCAGCTATGGCTGAGGTATTCTTTGTTCTTTATTTGAAGGTTGAACtgttcttttctccttttttttctctgaacATGCAGGCATGCGAAATTTTTTTAAACAATATAAAGCTACATGAGgtgttttaataaaaaaaatatattgtcaGTCTAATTATATTTTTTGGCTGCATAAATAGCCAATTATTTTAGTGACACTTCCGGCGGTTTTCATCAGATATATAAACTAGAGCAATGGTTAGCAACTAGACGATATCCCTGCCTTGCGGGAAAATGCGTGTGGCTGATCAATTATATGCTCATGCAGCCAGCAAAACAAAATGTTAAATGGATAAATAAGATCATATCATAACGTCAAATTGAGATCTAATCTCAAAGACGGATCCTAAAAATTATTGAGCAAGAGACTAGCAGGCGGTCTAGTCGTGATGATCCGTTTGCAACTTTGGACAGACGCTACAACGACCAAACTGATCAAACTGCCTGGATATAAATAACGGATATGTTGAGTCAGACTGAACTTGCTAGGCTTGCCAAGAAATAATGTTTGCAGCAGAAAACTAATTTGGGCGTGAGGAGATATATAGGGCCGTTAATGCAGTCTTACCTGACATTATCCTCTTATAGACACAAGAAGTGAACTACTCCTACTTGTTTGGTCCACATACttatctttctaaacttgctcTCTAGCTAGTTTCTTACCCAAAATAGTCGAAATGATCGTTGTCCTAGATTGTGTCTGTCATCAGCATTGAATTATTTCCTACTTCCtacgtttcaaattgtagatcgttttgacttttctaggttcatagatattattatacatctagatatagtgtctagatgtataataatacctatgaactaaaaaagctaaaacaacctacaatttggaacagagtaCATCCCAAAATATAAGTATTTCAGATTTTAAAAGTCAAACCATCTTCAGTTTTACTGGCTTATAGGTAAAAGAATAACAACATTTACAGTAGCAAATTAGTATTATTGGATATATTATaattataatatatattttcgTAGTCTACTTCCTTGATATGGTAGCTGTTGATacttttttatataaagttgGTAAAACTTACTGTAATATAGTTTAACTTATGACAAAACTAGAAATGCTTTTACGTTTGTAGAACATAAGGAGTATTATATTTGGTTGTGCTGTTCACCATGCATGAGTGCTTTGCACAATGTTAAATCAATACTGCAACATGTTAACGTCATGCTCGCGTGTTACCAGATTCTCACACGTTTCGTTTACATAAGAGAACTTTCGCCTAAACGTAGAAGAAGATTATGTTGTACTAGTATTCAGTAAGTGCCAAGATCCTTCTGCTCCACCAGTTGGAAAATTAGCTGAACTTACTGTTGTGTGTCATTTGTTTTACATGCTGGACTTTTTCTACCGAGAAAACTCGAAAGGTCCTTCCTTTGTCAAGGTTTTCCCCTTGTTCGAGACCCCGAGGGCCTGGTGTACGTCACTGCAGCCACGTCATGGCCTCCCTGTTCTCGCTGTTTTCCACACATACTGCCACAGCATCTGTAAACTGACGTACTCTCCTGGTCCTGGCCAAACCTATAATATGGGTTAAATTACACCGACCCGAGAGAGCAATTTCCAGTTTCCAAATCGTTTGGTCAATGGATGTCTTCGTCGATGtctcaaattataagttattttggCTCTTTTAGATTTATATagtttgctatgcacttagatatacgtACCTTATCTAgatatatctatacatctaaaaaaaattaaaacgacttgtaatttggaacggaggaagtaccgGTATGCCACATTTTGACAGCAGGGGACAGAAAGGAGCATGGGATTCGATGACTGCAACCCTTGAACAAATTTTAGGCTTGCTTGCTTGACTTTGGTGCGGGTTCATGCACGTCTGAGAAGTGAAACCATTGAACAAATTATTTCATCGGCTTGATTAAATAGATTACCAGTTTGTGTActtggaattaaaaaaaatgctgtCCTGTTTTTGCAGTATGCACTTGCGTTATCCACTCCAGAAGGATACCAGGGTTATGGACCGGAGCAGGGTCAGATGGTAATGCAGAGAACCCTCAGCACTGAACTCTGAAGTTCAGTTAATCCTACAGTTACGTACAGCAAGCCCATGTGGCAGTTCACTGAACCAAGATCTGCTTTGCTTTGTGAAAATGTGCAGAATCTGCGCAAGGTCATTGCTGAGAAAGTGTACCCAGACATGGGGATAAAAGAGTCTGATGTGTTCATCTCGGACGGAGCGCAGTCTGACATCGCACGCCTCCAGGTACACTCAGCGACTTGGTTTACTGAGCTGTTTTTGCCATCTTGGCTACTGCTAAAGAGatctcaccttcttcttccctgtgCATTCACGGCACGCAGACGCTGTTCGGGCCCAACGTGAGCATCGCCGTCCAAGATCCCACCTTCCCGGTACGACAACCCATTTCACAGGCAGGGCCGCCAGATCGTCTCTGCAGCAGCTGATCGATACGATTCACATGCTCGACCGTGATGTCCGTGTGCAGGGCTACGTGGACAACGGCGTGATCGTGGGGCAGACCGGCGCGGCGGACGAGGCCGGCAAGTACGCCGGCATCGCCTACATGCGTTGCGCGCCGGAGAACGACTTCTTCCCTGACCTCTCCCGCGTGCCGCGCACCGACGTCATCTTCTTCTGCTCGCCCAACAACCCGACGGGCCACGTCGCTTCCCCGGCGCAGCTGCGGGAGCTCGTCGACTTCGCGCGGCGGAACGGCTCCATCATCGTGTTCGACGCGGCGTACGCGTGGTACGTGTCGGAGGGCAAGCCCCGGTCCATCTACGAGGTGCCCGGCGCCCGGGAGGTGGCCATCGAGATCTCCTCCTTCTCCAAGTTCGCCGGGTTCACGGGCGTCCGCCTCGGCTGGGCGGTGGTGCCCGCCGAGCTCCGCTACGCCGACGGATCCCCCGTCGCGCGCGACTTCGACCGCATCGTGTGCACCTGCTTCAACGGCGCGTCCAGCGTCGCCCAGGCCGGCGGGGTCGCCTGCCTCTCCACGGAGGAAGGCCGGGGCGCGGTGCGCCGCGTCGTGGGCGTGTACAAGGAGAACGCGCGGGTGCTGGTGGACACGTTCGCGTCGCTCGGCAAGGAGGTGTACGGCGGCGCCGACTCGCCCTACGTCTGGGTGCGCTTCCCGGGGCGCCGCTCGTGGGACGTGTTCACGGAGATCCTCGAGAAGACGCACGTCATCACCGTGCCGGGCAGCGGCTTCGGCCCCGGCGGCGAGGGGTTCGTCAGGGTCAGCGCCTTCAACAGCAGGGACAGGGTGTTGGAGGCCGCCGCCAGGCTCAGGAAATTCCTCGCCTGAGCGCCGCGCCGACCTACACCACCgcatttattttatatatatgtatatgtagtACGTGATCAATAACATTGTTACGCGCTGATGATGCGCTGACAACTATACTACTTAGAATGTGTACTCGTCAATCCACAAAAATGCACACCGCACATGTATCTTCATTGCTTTATTCGAATAATAATTTCAGTTTTCACACATGGACCCGTCCATTGCCAAAAGAACTCACGATGTAGAGCTTCAAAAGCTCTGGAAAGGGGGTACGGGGCACAAAAAATTCGCACGCTATAATTCTCAAGTTACGAGGGCCCTCTTCTATTTCCATAGCTTGTGCTACACAGGTATGCACCACAGCTGTACaaggattcattttcaaccatGAATGAATCCATGATTCAGACGAAAAGACAACTGAAGTTTATTCAGATCAGATACTGAAAGATGCTACCGTGGGTTGTTTCACAGCAAGCGCTTATACCACTTCTGCTCAATTATTTTGTAACTGTTATGAAGACCCCACCGTTTAAACTCTTcctttttagtcacttttactTTCTTCCTTCGCTTTCCTTGTCTTGGTTGAGGTTCAAGTGGTTCAAATTCTCCTCAAGAGGTGGCAAATCGTCATCAGAATCACCCTCAGATCCTTCCTCACTTTCCTTGTCTTGGTTGAGGTTCAAGTGGTTCAAATTCTCCTCAAGAGGCGGCAAATCGTCGTCCGAATCACCCTCAGATCCTTCCTCGCTTTCCTCATCTTGGTTGTGGTTCAAGTGGTTCAAATTCTCCACCAGAGGCGGcaaatcatcatcagaatcaccCTCAGATCCTTCCTCTGTGCTTCGACGTGATTTTTCTGCTTGTCACACAAAATATTTAAGCAAAATTAATGACCACAGAATCAATTTAGTGATCTAAAGATGGATAGATTGTGGAAAACCCGGTGTCTCTGAGATTATTACCATTTACAGGTGGCTTTGGAACACTCGAGTTACTTGATAACCAGGAATTCTGCACATTGATTATCTCAGAGCCACTTTCACATTGGGAGTATGCTTTCAGGAGGTCTCTGCACATAGTTACAAAAGAAGGGTGTGACAACCAGACCTAAATGCATCATGTAGAAAGGGGCACACCTAGTATGTAGAATTCAGGCTTCATAAACTGCTGAAGGTTTGACATGAAAAAATAACGTTGGATGGTTGCAATGACTCATATTATTTTAACCATAACTGAATGACCTCTATCCTTAACATGACTCTGCAACTGCCTTCTGAAATTTGCTGGATAATGGTGAAAAAGCGGAACAATGATATATGCTATACGCTGCCTCTTAAAAATATCTGAAATACGGTACCAATGTGCTATTAGTGTATACAGGACAGCATGGATTGTCTTTGGCAACATCCTTGGTTAGGTAACCATTCAGCTTATGGAGGCAGAAAATAACTTCATCTATCCAGCTTTTGCTTACAGAATACAGATTGTAGTTTGCACAAGATGGTATAGTGTTCAAACATCCATTACTGTATGTATCATAAACACGGGAATCAATGTATGATCATTAAGTACAGAACCACTACAACCTGCATATGATACTTTAAATATTCCACTGGACTAACCTGTTTAGCGACAAGAATGCGTGGCCCCACTTGAATTTCCCTAGCAGTAAATGTGCTGTATCTTCCTCCCCACTGCAAATACATAAATAGCATGAGCTGACACCTGATAACAACTAACTTCTACATCCAACAACAAGTTCGCCAGCAACTTCTGTTAGGTAAGCTTTCAAAAAATTACCATATTATGAGGGCTGCTGATAAAGCTTCCACACAAGACAGTTCACATGGGCGGCCATAGTTCACAGGGTTTGCTGCTACCAACCATGGCACTGCAAACGTCAAAATAAACCAGTTCCATTGAACAGATACAATTCtgatttgtataatatataAAGCCACATTCTCAGACAACTTAGTTGCATAGGCTCTCTCCCATTTGTAGGTGGGACAATATTTGGataaagaaaaacaagaaaatcaGCTTTGCAAAGAACAACGAGCCAAAGTCACAACCCAAAATGGAATTGTACAGGATCAAACTTCGAACAACAGTAAATTTGACAAAATGATCAAATTTAGAAATGATAACTGCTTTCTACATTATACATAATCATTTAGTAGATTGTATTCATGTGCATTACTAGGATCCATGCAGAACAGATAGGACAGAATAATCCCAAGGACCACATGCATAACTCGTAATGATGATTAATGAACATCAAAGATGCACTGTCTTATTGAAGTTATTTAGATATAATTATCTTACAGAGACGAGGAGCACCACAGCGGAGTTTCACAAAAGGGACATCACTTAAGCGTGCCCAGGAACAATCAACCACAGCCAATCCTTTTCTTTGCACAATAGAATGATCAGCCTTAGATACACATTGTGTCCCAACAGGGCTGAAACAGAACGGAATGAAAACAAGTAAGCAGCAGAACTAATAGTGTGTCTCAAAGACCAATTTTACTGGAGCAATCTTTAGTTTGTTTTTAAAATTTACAGCATAGAAAATGTTTAAACGCATACATTGTAAAAATACCTGAGAACAACACCACCAAAACCATTGGTCACTCGCAACTCCTGGAAGACAAATAACAATCTTCTTAAGACCAGCTAATTTTTTTGTAGCTGAGTGCTAGACTGCTAGTGTTGACAAAATGTGTGTTTACAAGAACAAACTGAACACTAGTTTGAGCAGAGCCAGCATGAATACTAGTTGGAGCAAtctttagtttttttaaaaaaattacaccATTATATCAAGGCAAAATTTGCTGTATGACATGCAAAGTGATGTCGATTTGCTGATGGACACCGAAAAAAGTATAATTGGCTGGTGGACACTCTAGTTTTGTGATAATTTGCTGGAAGACACCGCATTgattaaaataatatttttagaCTGAATAGGAGAGAGAAATAGAGGGAATGTTCATTTTTACCCCTGGTCCCACTGGTCagacctttcttcttcctctccctccactTTCTCCAAGGCCCATTGGCCGTTGCTGTGCTATCCGCCAGCCTGAGCAACTCCCCATATCCCATCCATCTTTCGTCCACAGCACCTCCACCTACGCCGCCCCACAGTCCCAGCTCCACCCCACTCAAAGAAGCTCCGGTGGCCACATGCGCCTGCTCTTCCCTGCAGCCATCTTGCCCCAAGCGGTGTGCGCCGCCTCTGGCCCGAGCTTCGCCCGGAGGAGCTCCGATGGCAGATAGCAACGCCGCGGGCGCAGACGCAGGGGTACCGTGGGGCCTGCAGGAGgaacgggaggaggaagaggaaagaagtGAAGGGAAGACTCCATACAAGATTAGGAGCTTTAGATTCATGAGTGgatgagcttaatccaacttgGGACAACCTCAATTTCTACTTGTCTAGCTCGATTTAGTGCTCCGCTCTTGCTGACCTCATGCCTGATGCAAACCACCGCGTGTCGTCGAGCCTCTAGCCATGGTCGGCAGTGGCTTTGGACGGCAGGGCTCGGGCTTGGCGAAGGGATGGGTTTGTAGAGCTCGGCGCAGCGCGGCTTGCCACAAGTCCAGGGGCCACAGCGATCGGTCGAGTCTAGGTGCAAGAAATCGcagaagggaggaggaagaaggggctgACCAGTGGAGCCAGGGGGCAAAAATGACCATTCACACTATATCTCTATCATGTTCAGcccaaaaatattattttaattaATGCGGTGTCTTCCGCAAATTATCACAAAACTAGAGTGTCCACCAGCCAATTGTACTTTTTTCGGTGTCCATCAGCAAATCGACATCACTTTGCATGCCCACAGCAAATTTTGCCTTATACCAATGGGTATCCTAATTTGTATATTTTCATGTATTTCGTCAGTTTTAGCATGTATATTGGTTCAGAGTGGATGAGAAGGGTTTGGTCGTTTGAATATTGGTGAATCAAGTAGTGTGCTACCTTTAGAAGCCCAAACCTTGAAAGCTTACGACCAGTACACCTTTTAACATCGCATTGCCCAAAGTCCTATACAACAACAAATGCAGAGCATAATCACAAGTGTCAAATGAGCACCAAATGATTGTATACGAAATAGTGCACCTACCCACATTGCGAGCTGAATTCTTGAACCTTTGAATTCCTCTTCAGTGTCTTCTGGATAAATAAATGATATTCTCAGCAGTGAGATTAAGATTTTGACTTCTGACACATGATGTAAATTTGCAAAGTGATTTGGTGAATCCTTAAACTGGATGTGATGGTTTATAAAAGAATGATATGATGGAGCATATGAAATAATTAACTCTGGTCATGTTTACTGTT is a genomic window containing:
- the LOC117838087 gene encoding aminotransferase ALD1 homolog — encoded protein: MPANMISTKFLEKAVLPLDVIAPHVKTEAVRTSVLRNPNMEKLQKGYLFPEISMKREAHLKKYPDAKVISLGIGDTTEPIPSVITSAMAEYALALSTPEGYQGYGPEQGQMNLRKVIAEKVYPDMGIKESDVFISDGAQSDIARLQTLFGPNVSIAVQDPTFPGYVDNGVIVGQTGAADEAGKYAGIAYMRCAPENDFFPDLSRVPRTDVIFFCSPNNPTGHVASPAQLRELVDFARRNGSIIVFDAAYAWYVSEGKPRSIYEVPGAREVAIEISSFSKFAGFTGVRLGWAVVPAELRYADGSPVARDFDRIVCTCFNGASSVAQAGGVACLSTEEGRGAVRRVVGVYKENARVLVDTFASLGKEVYGGADSPYVWVRFPGRRSWDVFTEILEKTHVITVPGSGFGPGGEGFVRVSAFNSRDRVLEAAARLRKFLA
- the LOC117838088 gene encoding uncharacterized protein isoform X1, translating into MGYNRHRRGRGSSSSSSRRAKQEASMDDGPGTSLPRQEEDTEEEFKGSRIQLAMWDFGQCDVKRCTGRKLSRFGLLKELRVTNGFGGVVLSPVGTQCVSKADHSIVQRKGLAVVDCSWARLSDVPFVKLRCGAPRLLPWLVAANPVNYGRPCELSCVEALSAALIICGEEDTAHLLLGKFKWGHAFLSLNRDLLKAYSQCESGSEIINVQNSWLSSNSSVPKPPVNEKSRRSTEEGSEGDSDDDLPPLVENLNHLNHNQDEESEEGSEGDSDDDLPPLEENLNHLNLNQDKESEEGSEGDSDDDLPPLEENLNHLNLNQDKESEGRK
- the LOC117838088 gene encoding uncharacterized protein isoform X2, translating into MGYNRHRRGRGSSSSSSRRAKQEASMDDGPGTSLPRQEDTEEEFKGSRIQLAMWDFGQCDVKRCTGRKLSRFGLLKELRVTNGFGGVVLSPVGTQCVSKADHSIVQRKGLAVVDCSWARLSDVPFVKLRCGAPRLLPWLVAANPVNYGRPCELSCVEALSAALIICGEEDTAHLLLGKFKWGHAFLSLNRDLLKAYSQCESGSEIINVQNSWLSSNSSVPKPPVNEKSRRSTEEGSEGDSDDDLPPLVENLNHLNHNQDEESEEGSEGDSDDDLPPLEENLNHLNLNQDKESEEGSEGDSDDDLPPLEENLNHLNLNQDKESEGRK